The following are from one region of the Pseudobacteriovorax antillogorgiicola genome:
- a CDS encoding PAS domain-containing hybrid sensor histidine kinase/response regulator, translated as MTDFSGFIQALKLGGQLFVITSYGIVAMTSLLLGYVLLLVRSKSKVASCDGEERFSEHKPPDFAEFRERVELFSKIFPGVIYQSRLDQDFPMTYLSRNIANLTGYDMDDLLSPPSKKAYRDLIHPDDKKVVLDALEYGLNYEKSVDIKYRIIHRNGFSRWVHERGRVSEGGNQYFDGFLLDISEQKQAESDLTNTFLQLTESEHRIDVILDSAKLSLWELDCKNKVLKATHSFEHMLGYQKGELLELEDSKWLRFKEEHEFISCVHPMDQDRYRSSVAELIKGRLRTIDEVIRFRRRDGKWHWVHSFGRIVRREKNTPLLACGVLHDVHKTKELELALLAEKEKAESANRAKSIFLANMSHELRTPLNAIIGFSQLIQRNSHIPKEVLRDLRTINESGIHLLGLINDVLDIAKIEAGKTNVTMTPFRPQSLFNGIYQMFLLQMEEKGLLFILKGVEDLPLNLIGDEKKIRQLTINLISNALKFTEKGFVRVSIAYNSNMLSINIEDSGVGIAKSDLDQVFESYIQVGEGLQHKQGTGLGLSISRDFARLMGGTLTATSTLGEGSKFLLSVPVQVAVDCEQHEETRVVSYTAEKVFKILVVDDNQVNREALARLLGEVGFKTRMTSNGIEALETFKSWTPDLVFMDQRMPKMDGFGATLCIRELDRKVPVIALSASTLKEEEARILSAGGNEFLIKPYQEQDLFDAIARYLPVKYNYESIDYINGTKDYSELDIEQLADELSKVPRSWRRRLEENTLIADVQQIEDLLHEIASEHPKLTEYISQQVECYNFPNIGRLIKHSS; from the coding sequence ATGACGGATTTTAGCGGTTTCATACAGGCTCTAAAATTGGGTGGTCAGTTGTTTGTTATCACGTCCTACGGAATCGTTGCGATGACGAGCTTGCTCCTTGGTTATGTATTACTGCTGGTACGGAGTAAGAGTAAAGTTGCTTCTTGCGATGGGGAAGAGCGGTTCTCTGAGCATAAGCCTCCAGATTTCGCTGAGTTTCGAGAAAGAGTTGAACTGTTTTCGAAAATATTTCCAGGTGTCATATACCAAAGCAGATTGGATCAAGATTTTCCCATGACTTATTTGTCGCGAAACATCGCGAACTTAACGGGATACGATATGGATGATCTACTGTCACCTCCATCGAAAAAGGCCTATCGAGACCTGATTCACCCCGATGATAAGAAAGTCGTCCTCGATGCACTTGAGTATGGCTTAAATTACGAAAAATCTGTTGATATCAAGTATCGTATTATCCATCGCAATGGCTTTAGTCGTTGGGTTCATGAGCGAGGAAGAGTTTCAGAAGGTGGAAACCAGTACTTTGATGGATTTCTTCTGGATATTTCTGAACAGAAACAGGCAGAAAGTGACTTAACGAATACGTTTTTGCAATTAACCGAGAGTGAGCATCGAATAGACGTGATTCTAGATTCAGCAAAGCTTTCCTTGTGGGAACTCGATTGCAAGAACAAAGTATTGAAAGCAACTCACAGCTTTGAACATATGCTTGGTTACCAAAAAGGCGAACTTTTAGAGTTGGAAGATAGCAAATGGTTGCGGTTCAAAGAAGAACACGAATTCATCTCTTGTGTCCATCCTATGGATCAAGATCGCTATCGGTCTAGCGTCGCTGAGTTAATCAAAGGGCGATTGAGGACGATTGATGAAGTGATTCGTTTTCGGAGGCGGGATGGTAAATGGCATTGGGTTCATAGCTTTGGCAGGATTGTTCGTCGTGAGAAGAACACACCATTACTAGCATGTGGTGTTTTACATGATGTCCACAAAACTAAGGAATTGGAACTTGCCTTACTAGCCGAAAAGGAAAAAGCAGAGTCGGCAAATCGGGCGAAGAGTATCTTCCTAGCAAATATGAGTCACGAACTTCGTACCCCACTAAATGCTATAATAGGCTTTTCTCAGCTGATTCAAAGGAATAGTCACATTCCGAAAGAAGTATTGCGGGATTTGCGGACTATCAATGAAAGTGGGATTCATCTACTCGGCTTGATCAATGATGTCCTTGATATCGCTAAAATTGAGGCTGGTAAAACAAATGTGACAATGACTCCATTTCGACCTCAATCACTATTTAATGGCATCTATCAGATGTTCCTGCTGCAGATGGAGGAAAAGGGCCTCCTGTTTATCTTAAAAGGAGTCGAGGACTTACCTTTAAATCTTATTGGCGACGAGAAAAAGATTAGGCAGCTCACCATCAACCTCATCTCAAATGCCTTAAAATTCACTGAAAAGGGTTTTGTTAGGGTTTCAATTGCCTATAATAGCAACATGCTTTCGATCAACATTGAAGACTCAGGAGTGGGTATAGCGAAGTCGGATTTGGATCAGGTATTCGAGTCATACATTCAGGTAGGGGAAGGGCTTCAGCATAAGCAAGGGACGGGCTTAGGCCTCTCTATCAGTCGGGACTTTGCCAGGCTTATGGGAGGTACATTGACAGCTACTAGCACACTAGGAGAAGGGTCAAAGTTCCTCCTTAGTGTCCCCGTCCAAGTTGCCGTCGATTGTGAACAGCACGAGGAAACTAGAGTTGTTAGCTATACTGCAGAAAAAGTCTTCAAGATCCTAGTCGTCGATGATAATCAGGTAAATAGAGAAGCTCTGGCGCGATTGCTTGGTGAAGTAGGATTTAAAACGAGAATGACAAGCAATGGTATAGAGGCCCTTGAAACCTTTAAATCGTGGACTCCCGACCTGGTTTTTATGGATCAACGAATGCCCAAAATGGACGGCTTTGGTGCGACACTGTGTATTCGTGAGCTTGATAGAAAGGTGCCCGTTATTGCACTTTCCGCCAGTACGTTAAAAGAAGAAGAGGCTCGGATTCTTAGTGCAGGAGGAAATGAGTTTCTTATTAAACCCTATCAAGAACAGGATTTATTCGATGCGATTGCACGCTATCTGCCAGTGAAATACAACTATGAGTCAATTGACTACATAAATGGAACTAAAGACTATAGTGAACTCGACATCGAGCAACTGGCTGATGAACTTTCTAAAGTTCCAAGGAGTTGGAGGAGACGGCTCGAAGAAAACACTCTTATCGCCGATGTGCAGCAAATTGAAGATTTACTCCATGAAATTGCGTCCGAGCATCCTAAACTAACGGAATATATTTCTCAGCAAGTGGAGTGCTACAACTTTCCAAATATAGGCCGGCTTATCAAACATAGCTCATAA
- a CDS encoding response regulator gives MDLEGKEKGGDILVVDDIIANLKVLSSVLGEEGYIVRPVNQGRLAIMSAIAKRPDLILLDIDMPEMSGFEVCRQLKSRPETADIPIIFLTALTDESYISRGFEHGAVDYVAKPFKHLELITRVRNQIDLANTIKQNEFQNRLLVNMAHRIGVQDSTANFLHGMGNLLTPAFAKLSSLSSLSSSKNLDVLKQLRDKLNEPGFEPKSLVEDSDMVEKYRQLFSLTVQRLDDESLQIQGTLHDVHKVMDDLNRFLLEFKNSIFKSNHISTLTLSEFTEELKYFLEQEFKRHGISLYIDNVDLKPTIKVLKFKLFNIIQTLIDYRLKALQKTKKYRCEFHLMLDVSNQQINSLRLYDFGPSLKVEQKDLLFNWEYLKTSDFSTLSLHLASIDADLLGGTIDFGTTEQGQFYFELAFGGVFFPFLDQEQEQASNDGQKLSQKIQLPTKLVK, from the coding sequence ATGGACTTAGAAGGTAAAGAGAAGGGTGGTGATATCCTTGTTGTTGATGACATTATTGCTAATCTAAAGGTGCTGTCGTCGGTCCTTGGTGAGGAGGGCTATATCGTACGGCCTGTAAATCAGGGGCGTCTAGCAATTATGTCAGCGATTGCAAAAAGACCTGATCTAATCCTTCTTGATATTGATATGCCTGAGATGAGTGGATTTGAGGTCTGCCGTCAACTCAAGTCTAGGCCCGAAACTGCTGATATCCCGATTATTTTCCTTACGGCTCTGACAGATGAGTCATATATTTCCAGGGGTTTTGAACATGGAGCTGTAGATTATGTTGCCAAGCCGTTCAAGCATTTGGAGTTGATTACTCGGGTTAGAAATCAGATCGATCTTGCCAATACTATCAAACAGAATGAATTTCAGAATCGCCTTTTAGTGAATATGGCCCATCGCATAGGAGTTCAAGATTCTACCGCGAATTTTCTTCATGGTATGGGTAACCTTCTAACACCCGCCTTTGCCAAGCTTAGCTCGCTTTCTAGCCTGAGTAGCTCTAAAAATCTTGATGTACTTAAGCAGTTGAGAGACAAATTAAATGAACCAGGTTTTGAACCAAAGAGCTTGGTGGAAGATAGCGATATGGTGGAAAAATATCGCCAGCTTTTCAGCTTGACGGTTCAGAGGCTCGACGATGAAAGTCTACAAATTCAAGGGACACTCCATGATGTTCATAAGGTTATGGACGATCTTAATCGTTTCCTTCTTGAATTTAAAAATAGTATCTTTAAATCGAATCATATTAGCACACTGACACTTAGTGAGTTTACCGAGGAGCTGAAGTATTTTCTGGAACAAGAATTTAAGCGCCATGGGATATCACTCTATATTGACAATGTTGACCTTAAGCCAACGATTAAGGTTCTCAAGTTTAAACTTTTCAATATCATTCAAACCTTAATTGACTATCGACTAAAGGCCCTGCAGAAAACAAAAAAGTATCGTTGCGAGTTTCATCTGATGCTAGACGTTAGCAATCAACAAATTAATAGCTTAAGACTCTACGATTTTGGCCCCAGTCTAAAAGTTGAACAAAAAGACCTCCTATTTAACTGGGAGTACCTTAAAACATCGGATTTTTCTACCCTCTCTCTTCATCTTGCCTCCATCGATGCCGACCTCCTTGGTGGAACGATTGACTTTGGAACCACTGAACAGGGGCAATTCTATTTTGAACTTGCTTTCGGCGGTGTGTTCTTTCCATTTCTGGACCAGGAACAAGAGCAAGCTAGCAACGATGGGCAGAAGCTTAGTCAGAAGATTCAGCTACCGACCAAGTTGGTAAAATAA
- a CDS encoding PspC domain-containing protein, whose translation MEYQTITVSPEIDRHKWVRSSDGILAGVSGGIAKSFGIDPWIVRLVWAVAFLAFGTGLFAYVLLAVSLPREDRLAEAYEGRLLGVCARVASRLNLEVGLARFFALLLAIMSFGVTLVGYLILHFVLENQNSYRGKVTNSWQK comes from the coding sequence ATGGAATATCAAACGATTACAGTAAGCCCCGAAATTGATAGGCATAAGTGGGTTCGGTCCTCAGATGGCATTTTAGCGGGTGTATCCGGCGGAATTGCGAAGTCATTTGGAATCGATCCCTGGATCGTCAGGCTTGTTTGGGCAGTAGCCTTTTTGGCCTTTGGAACTGGTTTGTTTGCATATGTTCTTTTGGCTGTCAGCTTGCCCAGGGAAGATCGGCTTGCGGAAGCCTATGAGGGGCGGCTTCTTGGGGTATGTGCTCGGGTAGCTTCACGGCTGAACCTCGAAGTTGGACTAGCTCGGTTCTTTGCGCTTCTTCTAGCAATCATGTCCTTCGGGGTGACTCTCGTTGGCTATCTCATCCTACACTTCGTTCTAGAAAATCAGAATTCATACCGAGGTAAAGTTACAAACTCATGGCAAAAGTAG
- a CDS encoding 7TM diverse intracellular signaling domain-containing protein, producing MRKQGYLVLFFLCIYSNLDKRAYSAELEPISIDNHEIEGLEIGKNLVILEDSKRQHTIETIASGQLDHGFIRSQQTIPTMGYGNQAVYWAKFSIANRSNKPMSLYLVNQYAPTDYLTLYELENGTFQERTYGDKVPFIERELDYRYPVYKIAVPTGMSTYYFKLWTSSSAQFAIRIWSPQSFIKHKLHESIFLGGLFGCCIAMLIYNFFICVKFRSKTYFAYSFCIFLYILFSLNYQGLLQQYIFRTGKFIWAMNQGMNILVDLCGIAASTFSILFLSLRTSFPQVCKTFFLIILILSLNIANHLFWDIAAIKVSVFMSLIYSIVMIIVGILRSKTYRPARYYSYAWSIVMFGNMAVILGGAGFIPHSNLTIWGQFVGAALMLLILSLALADRMALVNLERQQSLEAQSQLQLNLLDLELEKIHTQELLLAERENSIKNLDKLVAEKTGDIRSILETINEGILPIAFDGQRFTITSDFSTYASQLLGRDDLSGDDIFKAFIDHTNLTSDEKSTIIAVFRSCLNEEGYIWDLNAHLLPKELELQIDDNKLLLSLDWSPIIDQNANITNRILLTFKDFTEVKKLKDASFKHTREMKTISNILDTDVRRFHEFLEFLHQGLKSIECFIRLDQYQISKNRNLGSKVLRKVYRDLHTLKGITRAYNFKELSSTIHHAEDVVQNTLERSEFQLPSEFHSCFKALKKQFSELRHINYNILKREHHDNVTVAKQKLSFLVRFLNSAPLQDHPRCEKCAYIVRHLTLLYRDNFQTFLEAELKHLDALCHRLGKPKPHLTFLNDSYVIKDDIKSTMKVIFTHIIRNAIDHGIEEPLERIRQRKDPKARIRITAQENCDDTISIIVEDDGRGLDIKAICSKAMEHGIIDSNNTYSTNQIANLILGHSFSTANKVTEVSGRGVGLDAVVQALELVDGTLLIETHDSRTHEGHVPFLIRIDLPFRYFERIENQQTEPSQL from the coding sequence ATGAGAAAACAAGGCTATCTGGTCCTATTCTTTCTTTGCATCTATTCTAACTTAGACAAAAGGGCCTATTCAGCAGAGCTAGAACCAATTTCTATCGATAATCATGAGATAGAAGGGCTCGAAATTGGTAAAAACCTGGTAATCCTTGAAGACAGCAAGAGGCAACACACTATTGAAACTATAGCCTCTGGTCAACTCGATCACGGTTTTATAAGGAGTCAACAGACCATCCCAACTATGGGATATGGAAATCAAGCCGTATACTGGGCGAAGTTTTCTATTGCTAATAGAAGCAATAAACCTATGTCACTCTACCTTGTGAACCAATATGCACCAACGGACTATCTAACATTGTATGAACTTGAAAACGGGACGTTTCAAGAAAGAACTTACGGCGACAAAGTACCTTTCATAGAACGTGAATTGGACTATCGCTACCCTGTCTATAAAATAGCAGTTCCAACCGGCATGTCCACGTATTACTTTAAGCTCTGGACATCAAGCTCTGCTCAGTTTGCAATCCGTATATGGAGTCCACAAAGTTTCATCAAACATAAACTCCATGAGTCTATCTTCTTAGGAGGCCTGTTTGGCTGTTGTATAGCGATGCTGATCTATAACTTCTTTATCTGCGTAAAATTTAGGAGCAAGACTTATTTCGCCTATTCGTTTTGCATCTTTCTCTATATTCTATTCTCCTTAAACTATCAGGGCCTTCTCCAGCAGTATATATTCAGAACAGGTAAATTTATATGGGCTATGAATCAAGGAATGAATATACTAGTTGACTTGTGTGGGATCGCTGCTAGCACATTCTCTATCCTCTTCTTAAGTCTAAGAACATCATTCCCACAAGTATGCAAAACATTCTTTCTAATCATTCTTATATTGTCGCTAAATATTGCGAACCACCTTTTCTGGGACATCGCTGCAATTAAAGTTAGCGTATTCATGAGTCTAATCTACTCGATCGTCATGATCATAGTAGGTATCTTGCGTTCAAAAACCTACCGTCCTGCTCGATACTATTCCTATGCATGGTCCATAGTAATGTTTGGCAATATGGCTGTGATCCTTGGAGGAGCTGGGTTCATTCCCCATAGCAATCTTACGATTTGGGGCCAATTCGTAGGCGCAGCACTTATGTTGCTTATACTCTCCCTAGCTCTTGCGGATCGAATGGCTTTGGTTAACCTTGAGAGGCAACAGTCCTTAGAAGCGCAGTCTCAATTACAATTAAACCTGCTTGATCTGGAACTAGAGAAGATACATACTCAGGAACTTCTACTTGCAGAGCGAGAAAACTCCATCAAAAACCTTGACAAGCTAGTCGCCGAGAAAACTGGCGATATACGTTCGATATTAGAAACCATTAATGAAGGTATTCTGCCAATTGCGTTTGATGGTCAAAGATTCACGATCACGAGTGACTTTTCAACCTATGCTAGTCAGCTGTTAGGAAGAGATGACTTATCAGGTGATGATATCTTCAAAGCATTTATTGATCATACCAATCTCACCTCAGATGAAAAATCAACCATCATTGCCGTATTTAGATCGTGTCTTAATGAAGAAGGCTATATTTGGGATCTGAACGCTCACCTACTTCCAAAGGAACTAGAGCTGCAGATAGATGATAACAAGCTACTACTCTCTCTCGATTGGTCTCCCATCATTGACCAGAATGCGAACATCACCAATCGAATCTTACTAACGTTTAAAGACTTTACTGAAGTTAAGAAGCTAAAGGACGCAAGTTTTAAACACACTAGAGAGATGAAAACTATTTCAAATATCCTTGACACAGATGTCCGGCGATTTCATGAATTTCTTGAATTTCTTCATCAAGGTTTAAAATCCATTGAATGCTTCATTAGATTGGATCAATACCAAATAAGTAAGAATCGCAACCTTGGTAGTAAAGTCCTAAGAAAGGTATATCGAGACCTCCATACTCTTAAAGGCATTACCAGAGCATACAATTTTAAAGAACTATCAAGTACAATTCACCACGCAGAAGACGTCGTTCAGAACACCCTAGAAAGATCTGAGTTTCAATTACCCAGTGAGTTCCATTCATGCTTCAAAGCCCTTAAGAAGCAGTTCTCTGAGCTACGTCACATAAACTATAACATTTTAAAACGCGAGCACCATGATAATGTCACTGTGGCCAAGCAGAAACTATCTTTCCTCGTTAGATTCTTGAATTCAGCCCCTCTTCAAGATCACCCTCGATGCGAAAAATGCGCCTATATCGTGCGCCACCTAACACTCCTATACCGAGATAATTTTCAAACTTTTCTGGAGGCTGAACTAAAGCACCTCGATGCGCTATGTCATCGGCTAGGAAAACCCAAACCCCATCTCACATTCCTGAATGACTCCTACGTGATTAAAGACGATATTAAGAGTACGATGAAAGTCATCTTTACCCATATCATTCGAAATGCAATAGATCATGGTATTGAAGAACCGTTGGAACGGATACGCCAACGCAAAGACCCAAAAGCTCGCATACGAATTACTGCACAAGAAAATTGTGATGATACAATCTCGATCATAGTTGAAGATGACGGCAGAGGACTTGATATCAAAGCCATCTGTTCAAAAGCAATGGAGCATGGAATCATTGATTCAAACAATACCTATAGTACAAATCAAATTGCGAATCTCATCCTTGGTCATAGCTTTTCAACAGCCAATAAAGTCACTGAGGTGTCTGGAAGAGGTGTCGGATTAGATGCTGTTGTACAAGCTTTAGAACTTGTAGATGGCACACTCCTTATCGAAACTCACGACTCAAGAACTCATGAAGGTCACGTTCCTTTCCTTATCAGGATCGATTTACCCTTTCGCTACTTCGAAAGAATCGAGAATCAGCAAACCGAACCTTCACAACTCTAA
- a CDS encoding fatty acid desaturase: MKPIFVWPTFGVFWINHIGKPLVTKDAKLHQFEQQVIASRTIQNTKSLDWLFGGLNFQIEHHICPSVPSHRLRAMQKFVKPKIERSSLPYDFPHWQEAITDVHRHFRNIARSSISMKTCFIINSKAASGRALQKWRKIEPTLALKGKRDVIICSEWQSIKHKARTALEQGADQIVAVGGDGTVGQVANAFFEDSENIFPDRSFAVLFPS, translated from the coding sequence ATGAAGCCCATATTCGTGTGGCCAACGTTTGGGGTATTTTGGATTAATCATATAGGAAAGCCTTTAGTGACAAAAGATGCAAAGCTTCACCAATTTGAGCAGCAGGTAATAGCTTCGAGAACTATTCAAAATACTAAAAGCTTGGATTGGTTGTTCGGAGGGTTGAATTTCCAAATTGAGCATCACATTTGTCCATCAGTTCCATCACATCGGCTTCGCGCGATGCAGAAGTTCGTCAAACCTAAGATTGAAAGAAGCTCATTGCCTTATGACTTTCCTCATTGGCAGGAAGCCATCACTGACGTCCATCGGCACTTTCGCAATATAGCGAGATCCTCAATCTCTATGAAAACTTGCTTTATCATCAATTCGAAAGCTGCGAGCGGGAGGGCCCTACAGAAATGGAGAAAAATCGAGCCCACTTTAGCCTTAAAGGGAAAAAGGGATGTGATAATCTGCTCAGAGTGGCAGTCCATAAAACACAAGGCTAGGACTGCACTAGAGCAAGGCGCAGATCAAATCGTTGCAGTTGGAGGGGATGGCACTGTCGGACAAGTGGCCAACGCATTTTTTGAAGATAGCGAAAATATTTTTCCCGATAGGTCTTTCGCCGTCCTGTTCCCTTCGTAG
- a CDS encoding aminotransferase class I/II-fold pyridoxal phosphate-dependent enzyme gives MTTPPSPERASVWLEFSPLAQACSSINLGQGFPDWAPPPFVQVAAQEACQGSKFSTYARSPGHMPLVDEIAKAYCPKLDRSIDPKKNVLVTVGASEAIYLAIRSHIKAGNEVVLLEPAFDIYFGALRMAGATVKSVPLDIPGRCQSSEDITIPWDKIRSALSDKTRAIIINTPHNPTGKVFTPAECQQLATVLEPYPNCLVIADEVYEHLVYDHKKHVPIARTPGLASKTLSIYSAGKTFSVTGWKIGWVIGDRDLIYPMQLNQQWVVFSVATPLQEAIARSLQQAELAFDNQKTYYEALTSLYEGKRDRLIQGLRDIGFHPMNPEGSFFVCCDISSGFSSYQGLPKDLPELYQRHGIDWDHDTQSLLDYNVVRHLSLSKGVTTIPTSAFFVPSHRHGSNCHWIRFAFCKSDHLLDQAIEQLG, from the coding sequence GTGACGACACCACCATCACCGGAACGCGCTTCGGTCTGGCTTGAATTTTCACCGTTGGCCCAGGCCTGTTCGAGCATCAATTTGGGCCAAGGGTTCCCCGATTGGGCACCTCCCCCATTCGTTCAAGTTGCTGCTCAAGAGGCTTGTCAAGGTTCGAAATTTAGCACCTATGCCCGCTCCCCGGGGCATATGCCTCTAGTTGATGAGATAGCCAAGGCGTATTGCCCGAAACTAGATCGCAGTATCGACCCCAAGAAAAATGTACTCGTCACCGTGGGCGCTAGCGAAGCTATCTACCTTGCCATTCGAAGCCATATCAAAGCAGGCAACGAAGTGGTCCTATTGGAGCCAGCCTTTGACATTTATTTTGGGGCTCTTCGAATGGCTGGCGCTACCGTAAAGTCAGTTCCACTTGACATTCCTGGGCGCTGCCAATCATCAGAAGATATCACGATCCCCTGGGATAAAATTAGAAGTGCTCTTTCAGATAAGACTCGGGCCATTATTATCAACACTCCTCATAATCCAACAGGAAAAGTTTTTACTCCTGCGGAGTGTCAGCAGTTGGCCACTGTTTTAGAGCCTTACCCCAATTGCCTAGTGATTGCCGATGAAGTCTATGAGCACTTGGTTTACGATCACAAAAAGCATGTGCCAATTGCTAGAACTCCTGGTCTGGCTTCGAAAACACTATCCATTTACTCAGCTGGTAAAACCTTTTCAGTGACCGGTTGGAAAATTGGATGGGTTATTGGCGATCGGGACCTCATTTACCCTATGCAGCTGAACCAGCAATGGGTCGTATTCTCCGTAGCGACCCCGTTGCAAGAAGCCATCGCTCGATCGCTTCAACAGGCTGAACTAGCCTTTGACAATCAAAAAACTTACTATGAGGCTCTTACAAGCCTCTATGAAGGCAAACGAGATCGTCTTATTCAAGGCTTGCGGGACATTGGCTTTCACCCCATGAATCCCGAAGGCAGTTTCTTTGTGTGCTGCGATATTAGCAGTGGATTTTCTTCTTACCAAGGACTACCCAAAGACTTGCCCGAGCTTTATCAAAGGCATGGGATTGATTGGGATCATGATACTCAAAGTCTATTGGATTACAATGTCGTTCGGCACTTGAGCCTCTCCAAAGGAGTTACAACGATTCCTACAAGTGCTTTTTTTGTTCCATCCCACCGCCACGGATCAAATTGTCACTGGATTCGCTTTGCATTTTGCAAATCTGATCACTTACTTGATCAAGCCATTGAGCAACTAGGTTAA
- the hemN gene encoding oxygen-independent coproporphyrinogen III oxidase has protein sequence MKYHLDKNQRETYSRYAGLALPRHTSYPAANFWNESHTWETIKSRIIQVDSAKPEDVSLYFHIPYCQQLCFYCACLKEVRPRNDPKTEDKINELLRGFEKELKIKAPLLEGKRVSHIHFGGGTPTYLTDAEWLKLWGMIQRYTDVAIDAEIAIEMDPRTMTSSRLGFFRHMGVNRISLGVQDFNRKVQHAINRVQTYEQVAELVQTARSLGIPSINFDLIYGLPFQTLESMTQTLDQVIDLSPNRVAFYRLAVLPDMFKWQKTFVKKDLPQGLLPLDLNLLALNTFTDSGYNFIGLDHFAKADDDLAIAYRNGALHRNFQGMTSGRDQQILGFGPSSISAFGSTYFQNPHKQKDWLMGLDHPKQGYYRCHLKSDDDRIRQEAIQQIYTYGRIDIQDLEDQFPIEWESYFSPSLHKLETLIDDGIVHSTDYVIRENGLLGRLLRRVIAAAFDSYLPERPFQQGLPGQASQVG, from the coding sequence ATGAAGTACCATCTCGACAAAAATCAACGAGAGACCTATAGCCGCTATGCTGGACTAGCCTTGCCCCGACATACTTCCTATCCAGCTGCTAATTTCTGGAATGAAAGCCATACATGGGAGACGATCAAATCCCGCATAATACAGGTTGACTCTGCCAAACCCGAAGACGTATCCCTCTACTTCCATATCCCCTATTGCCAGCAGCTCTGTTTCTACTGTGCCTGTCTGAAGGAAGTTCGACCACGGAACGACCCAAAAACGGAAGATAAGATCAACGAGCTTCTACGCGGTTTCGAAAAGGAGTTGAAAATCAAAGCCCCACTTCTTGAGGGCAAGAGAGTGAGTCACATCCATTTCGGTGGCGGCACCCCCACCTACTTAACCGATGCCGAGTGGCTTAAACTTTGGGGTATGATTCAAAGATATACTGACGTGGCGATCGACGCTGAAATAGCCATCGAGATGGACCCTAGAACGATGACGAGTAGCCGACTCGGATTTTTCCGGCACATGGGAGTCAACCGTATTAGCCTCGGTGTTCAAGACTTTAACCGTAAAGTGCAGCATGCTATCAATCGAGTTCAAACTTACGAACAGGTTGCTGAATTGGTGCAAACGGCTCGCTCTCTTGGCATTCCATCGATCAATTTTGATCTGATTTATGGCCTACCGTTTCAAACTCTCGAAAGCATGACTCAGACCCTGGATCAGGTGATCGATCTAAGCCCCAATCGCGTGGCGTTTTACCGACTCGCAGTGCTACCGGATATGTTTAAATGGCAAAAAACCTTTGTCAAAAAGGACCTTCCTCAGGGCTTACTCCCGTTGGATCTAAACCTCTTAGCGCTAAACACCTTTACCGATAGTGGCTATAACTTCATTGGACTGGATCACTTTGCCAAAGCCGATGACGACTTGGCCATCGCCTATCGCAACGGTGCCCTTCATAGAAACTTTCAAGGAATGACCTCGGGACGTGATCAGCAGATTTTGGGCTTCGGACCATCATCCATAAGCGCGTTTGGCAGTACTTACTTTCAAAATCCTCACAAACAAAAAGACTGGCTGATGGGGCTCGATCATCCAAAGCAAGGCTACTATCGTTGCCATCTCAAATCTGACGATGATCGTATCCGGCAAGAGGCGATCCAACAGATCTATACCTACGGTCGCATCGATATCCAAGACCTTGAAGACCAGTTCCCCATTGAATGGGAAAGCTATTTCAGCCCTTCGCTCCATAAGCTGGAGACTCTGATCGACGATGGCATTGTCCATAGCACGGATTATGTTATACGTGAGAATGGCCTACTCGGCCGACTGCTTAGACGAGTCATTGCGGCTGCATTTGATAGTTATCTACCTGAGCGCCCCTTCCAACAAGGGCTTCCAGGCCAAGCATCTCAGGTGGGTTAA